In a single window of the Labeo rohita strain BAU-BD-2019 chromosome 23, IGBB_LRoh.1.0, whole genome shotgun sequence genome:
- the arhgef19 gene encoding rho guanine nucleotide exchange factor 19 has translation MLPGYGFSRLLNFQPHLQAFHCRGESSDMWFPGSIETQALSDSREGRPLLQQHQHIAVCQQETLAFIDLQQPSVNGFQSRTLENCSSSLCSKPVRCNGSGPSDFAKNGSTDTALDNYLTQDCNVEGDQEQTWTPGNALPETVYEKPEPGVKGLSSRDLFLPLSPTYAPEKRNSLEPQQLSSPPSPLEFQSLEPFRPQRRTSLGSIKEKSIRRKMRVYSPDTLSDGCVNSSGVECDYLLPTSFESFVEGGLGMVGSTIPTSHSSSSLPGVDEDFSLITIPTPPKPFLDPPQEGARSEGDVIDGGGQRLGLEDCGALEGPALNSGTSLPLPRSRSADNERRRFSASELISRLQLSQRKNSFTLKLGKSLSARVASRDRHLSGNLSSDYKPNSRHRFSGGSSDSAPHSPVGSAPPLPSADCNLPQQRRSSKQSMGKASIDENGDSPPTSSKRLSRFLPNLILYQEYSDVAINREIQRQQGAEPGTDEERGDSVSSGNLSPSSSFRSSRGSAFSLWQDIPDVRSSGQLDNFSNEERKLQEAKFELVTSEASYIRSLSIAVDHFMMSPELCECLGTQERQWLFSKLPDVKEVSERFLQDLEHRLEGDILRFDVCDIVLDHCPALRRVYLPYVTNQAYQEQTYQRLLQENPRFPGILARLEEDPICQRLPLTSFLILPFQRITRLKMLVENILKRTMPGSRDEDTATKALNELKKIIKECNSSVQSMKRMEELIHLNKKIHFEGKIFPLISQSRWLVKHGELLEVDTQNLSISGSKFKLTTRPVYLHLFNDCLLLSRRKDTWKFMVFVHAKIEDLKVKDLSQKLQGISGFIFYLQLCEGQQLKHQILLKSPTESSKQRWITAMFPSDPKTAIEQTNENDDLSQVQCIKSYQSQEHDELTLEKADILLAVTITSDGWVEGIRLSDGERGWFPKTYVEEITSRSARLRNLRENIRIKYVSQKLEGETL, from the exons ATGCTCCCCGGCTATGGATTCTCTCGTCTCCTTAATTTCCAGCCTCACCTCCAAGCGTTCCATTGCAGAGGCGAGAGCTCTGACATGTGGTTCCCAGGCTCAATTGAGACCCAGGCTCTGAGCGACTCTCGGGAAGGTAGGCCTCTCCTGCAACAGCATCAGCACATTGCTGTGTGTCAGCAAGAGACGTTGGCCTTCATTGACCTTCAACAGCCAAGCGTTAATGGTTTCCAATCACGCACACTGGAAAACTGTAGTTCCTCTCTTTGCTCCAAGCCTGTCAGATGCAATGGAAGCGGTCCATCTGATTTTGCCAAGAATGGGAGTACAGACACAGCACTGGACAATTATTTGACCCAGGATTGCAATGTGGAAGGGGATCAGGAGCAGACGTGGACACCCGGTAATGCCTTACCTGAAACAGTTTATGAAAAACCTGAACCAGGAGTTAAGGGTCTCAGTTCTCGAGACTTGTTTCTGCCTCTGTCCCCTACATATGCACCTGAGAAGAGGAACTCTTTGGAGCCTCAGCAATTGAGCTCCCCTCCTTCCCCCTTAGAGTTCCAGAGTCTGGAGCCATTTCGTCCTCAAAGACGAACCTCTTTAGGATccataaaggagaagtctatAA GGCGTAAGATGAGGGTGTACTCTCCAGACACTCTGAGTGATGGATGTGTCAACAGCTCAGGCGTAGAGTGTGACTACCTGCTTCCAACATCTTTTGAATCGTTCGTAGAAGGAGGCCTTGGCATGGTGGGTTCTACCATTCCCACATCCCATAGTTCCAGCTCTCTCCCAGGGGTAGATGAGGACTTCTCTCTTATCACCATACCGACACCCCCAAAACCTTTCTTAGATCCCCCTCAGGAGGGTGCCCGATCTGAGGGGGACGTAATTGATGGGGGAGGGCAGAGGTTGGGCCTGGAGGACTGTGGGGCTCTGGAAGGCCCTGCCCTTAACAGTGGGACTTCGTTGCCTCTGCCCCGTTCTCGCTCAGCAGACAACGAGCGCCGGCGCTTCTCTGCCTCTGAGCTCATCTCTCGCCTACAACTGTCCCAGAGGAAAAACTCTTTTACCCTTAAGCTGGGCAAGTCTCTTTCTGCTCGCGTGGCCTCCCGGGACCGCCACCTGTCTGGAAACCTCAGCTCAGACT ACAAACCCAACTCCAGACATCGCTTCTCAGGGGGATCAAGTGACAGTGCACCACATAGTCCGGTGGGGTCTGCACCACCACTGCCCTCTGCTGACTGTAATCTGCCACAGCAAAGGAGGAGTTCCAAGCAAAG tatgggAAAGGCTTCCATTGATGAGAATGGAGACAGTCCTCCCACTAGCTCTAAACGCCTATCACGCTTTTTGCCGAACT TGATTTTGTATCAGGAATACAGTGACGTTGCTATCAACAGAGAGATACAGAGGCAGCAGGGGGCGGAGCCAGGAACCGATGAAGAAAGAGGAGACTCTGTGTCCTCTGGCAACCTGTCTCCATCCAGTTCATTCCGTTCATCTCGAGGCTCCGCCTTTTCCCTTTGGCAGGATATTCCCGATGTTCGCTCCAGTGGACAACTTGACAACTTCAGCAATGAAGAGCGTAAACTGCAAGAG GCCAAGTTTGAGTTGGTGACATCAGAGGCCTCATACATACGCAGCTTGTCTATTGCGGTTGACCATTTTATGATGTCTCCTGAGCTGTGTGAGTGTCTTGGGACACAGGAGAGGCAGTGGCTCTTTTCCAAACTGCCTGATGTGAAAGAAGTCAGTGAGAG ATTTCTTCAAGATTTGGAGCATAGGCTAGAAGGGGACATTCTGCGTTTTGATGTGTGTGACATTGTGCTTGACCACTGTCCTGCACTGCGGAGGGTTTATCTTCCTTATGTCACCAATCAAGCCTATCAGGAACAGACCTATCAGCGGCTACT GCAAGAGAATCCCCGTTTCCCCGGAATCCTTGCCCGCCTGGAAGAGGACCCAATATGCCAGAGGCTGCCTCTTACATCATTTCTTATCCTTCCTTTTCAAAGGATCACACGCCTCAAAATGCTAGTGGAG AATATCCTAAAGAGAACAATGCCTGGCTCACGAGATGAAGACACTGCCACCAAAGCACTTAATGAGCTCAAAAAG ATAATAAAGGAATGTAACTCCAGTGTGCAGTCCATGAAGAGGATGGAAGAACTAATTCATCTAAACAAGAAAATTCACTTTGAGGGCAAA ATTTTTCCTCTCATCTCTCAGTCTCGCTGGCTGGTCAAACATGGTGAACTGCTAGAGGTCGACACACAGAACTTAAGTATTTCTGGGTCTAAGTTTAAACTTACCACTCGGCCTGTGTACCTTCACCTGTTTAATGACTGCCTTCTGCTGTCCCGAAGAAAGGA CACGTGGAAGTTCATGGTGTTTGTACATGCAAAGATTGAAGACCTTAAGGTGAAAGATCTAAGCCAGAAACTTCAGGGAATCTCAGGCTTCATCTTCTATCTGCAGTTATGTGAGGGTCAACAGCTAAAACACCAGATTCTGCTCAAGTCACCCACAGA GAGCAGCAAACAGAGGTGGATAACAGCCATGTTTCCCTCCGATCCAAAGACAGCTATTGAGCAGACCAATGAGAATGATG ATCTATCCCAAGTCCAGTGCATCAAGAGCTACCAGTCTCAGGAGCATGATGAGTTAACGTTAGAGAAGGCTGACATCCTTCTAGCTGTAACAATTACAAGTGATG GGTGGGTAGAGGGGATCCGGTTGTCGGATGGAGAGAGGGGCTGGTTCCCCAAAACGTATGTGGAGGAGATCACAAGCCGCAGTGCTCGTTTGCGAAACCTCCGTGAAAACATTCGCATTAAATATGTCTCTCAAAAATTAGAGGGAGAGACTCTATGA